The segment AGTTTTTACCACATCTCTACATGCACATAGAATATTAATTAATTGTGATATAGGGTATCTAATATCTATAATTGCCTTGATATCTCAGAGAATATTGCGTTTCAGattaaacatttctttaaagacaGTTTTATATGATGACTTGGTACTTAAATTCCATGTCTAATTGAATTAAGTTCtataatgtattttctttgttcatgtATATCTACATACCTCATAAGAGAACTCTCATATTTTGCTTTTGGTGATTATAAGTTTGTGAATATTCTTACATTCAGTGTCTGTAATAAGTAGAACGGCACATGCCTATAATTGCCTATTGTTTGGGTACTTACTGTCCATTCACTTTTTTTAATCAGCTGATATGTGAGTAGTCTTCCACATTGATTGGTTatattgagaaaagaaaaaaatgatttctgtttttctaaaattTAGTCTAGTATGTTAATGCTTTGTCATTACACATCATTACAAGGTAATTTTCCTGTCGtgcatttattttatagatgCTCCTGAGGTTTCAGTAACAGGCTATGATGGAaattggtttgtgggaaggaaaggtgttAATCTCAAGTGTAATGCTGATGCAAATCCGCCACCGTTCAAATCTGTGTGGAACAGGTAATAATGTCAAATACttctaaagagaaattatttaaaagtgaaaagtACTCTTGAAgttgtttttaattattgtaaTACATGATTATAGTAATTGCTGATTATAGTAATTCATTGGGATAGGTCTTAAACTGCTACTTCTCGATTTACTGATTTTGAATACTATCTATTGACTTATTATGATAGATGaaaatctaatttttatttaccccttcacacacaaacaataccatttacatatTCCTACTCTTCAGTCTCAATGAAATTAAGCTATGTTTATTTAAATTGTGTAATTATTGTTTACCTCCCTATGACAGTTACATAAAAACTACTTACTAAGAGCTAAGCAGTAttctgaaattgttttcttttgtctaaaGCTATTTGGTTTCCCTGAGGCTCCTAGTTGTTTCTTTTAACTTGTATAGTATACTCTCTGAATATCCTGAATTCTCCTTATCTATCAAAGTTTAAACTCTTACACTGCAGTTTTCTATTTCTCAGTATTTGGGGCCTCCCTTCAAATCTAGAGACTTGTATCTGTTGATTGTGGAtaactttcttttgtttttggttatttcccctccttttttttctgtttgctcaatactctttttttatttttcaaatagctTCTGTTTTTCCTAGATTTCCTTGATTTCCCCCCCCCcattgatttattgattttaaaaaatgggggaAATATTTTCAGTTATTGAGATAACTTTGTAACTCTCTGTTCATTTTCATAGCATTCTTATTATGAATGTAGTGTCTTCTTGCTTCTTCTAGGAATACTGGAGTTATTTCCTCTGCAGAGAGTTTTTTCCTGTTTCCtacatattatcttttttttttcttcgaaGTTTGgtctttcattttgaaaatactcCTTAATTTTCTCTATTCAGTTATTTCACAGTGATGcaccataataaaatattaagtagAAACTCAATTTATAGTTGTGATTACTCAGTAGTAGTTTCCACTTAGAGTGATCAGTTAGAGAGCTGGTTATTTCCCTGGGGAAACTTCAGGTGTCACTTATGGGAAAGTAATTTTAACCttaattttttccccctaaaacaTAAATGTCTAGTGTCTGTACAGTTAAGAGGagcttattattttgtttttttcaactaTCAACTAATCTTGTTTCTAGCCTCTTGCCTCACGCTGGCCTTCTGCTGTACAGAGTCAAACTCCAaatcttccttggatcctttggCCCAAACTGACAGTTTTCTTATCCATATGCCTCCTGCAAGCACTTCCTCAGACCAAAGCAGAGGGTTTTCAGCCTTAgtactgttgacattttgggctggacTTGTGAAGGCAGTATTGTGAGTTTATAGGATGTTCGGCAGGATTCCTGGCCTCTCTTCTCCAGAGCCAGTAGAATCCCCCACCACTGTGACAaccagaaatgtctccagacatgccAGGTGTCTACTGGAGACAAAATCATTCCTGAGTGAGAAACACTGCATATGTGGTTTTCTCTgtctgttttctgtcttctaaAAGTTTGTTGAAACTTCTTGTCTGATGAATTCtgccttctgttttctttctcctcatggattttttaatagctttttaaTTCCTTTATTCTAGTTTTAGGTGGAATTTCATGGGAGTGAGGAAATGGTGCTATTTGGCCAATCTTGTTTAAGCAGAGATGCAGTTTTAAAAGTAGAGAAGGCCTTTGTcacttacattttctttaaagtgGGAAGCAGTCATTGGTTAAGATATGTGATAGGGTATTTCTGAAAGTCATATAATTGTGCGATCCTAGTGACTGTACTTGGAGATGTCTTTTCTGAGTAGTCATTTAATCTTTCTAATGCTATGTCTCATTGATAGTAGTTCCTCCCTAAGAGTTGTTGTGAGGGTAGAGACAACAAATGTAAATCATGTAACATAGGTACAAGAGCTAGAAGGTTCTTATTAGTGTGTCATTTATTGTTAATTTAATGTGGTATTTAGGTATATCTGACTCATTTATGTGAATAAACAACTTTAAAGGATTATGCACCATATTTATATTTCTCAGAATTAAAGGGATTAGAATTTTGGGTGTAAAGTGAAGAGATAGATAATTGATAAAATACATTTACTTTATATTCATTCTTAGCCTCCtaaaaaaatttactttttgaAAACTGATGCTTGTAAAAATGTTCATTCCAAATTCCTTTTGAGAAGAAGATtggctgtttgttttttaaaccatGTAAGAATATTACCTTTATCCTTCAATGCTAAATTAAAGTACTTTCAACTGTAAACCATTTTACTGATTGTTCTTACTCCTACTACCCTTGGGATTACAGAATGAAATCATTCCACCTATTCTCCAGTGTTGATATGCTTCTTTCTACCTTTTTatgattctttgttcttattgccTTTATAATGAGTTATTTTCCTACTATGTACTTAATTAAAAGTAAGATCCAAATCTTATTTACCTGTGCATTTCAGCAAAACTAGCAGAGCAGAGTATGGTAAATAATAAGTTCCTCGTAGTTAAATAATGGACAGCCGAATGAATGAACTTTCTTGAAAATCTGCTTAGCTCAAACTAGTTGAGTACCTGGGTTCACTTgactttttattctcttaaaaaataacttaggggctttaaaaatagtttcaacATAAAGACAAGGTAGGTTTTTTTGGTACCCTAAGGTTGGAATAATGGTATACTTAGTTCCATTGCAATGGATGGCTTTAGAGCTCTTATGGTGGGATTTTACTTGTTATGGTTTATCGTAATGTATATACTAGTTGGGACCTCTTAGCCAAATTAGTATAGATACTGTTTAAGGAGAGTCATTGCTGATAATGAATGGTGCTTTGGTACTTATTGTCATAGATACCCACCTttacaaatgaaattattttataagaCCCTCCTTGGTGCTTTAGAAACTGTAGGGCACAGCATAGATTGCTCAGTACTAAGTGATGCTCTTTAAATATGTTAACAGAAGGGAAACATTGTCATATATTTAAGTGACTTTTcattaagaaaattataaatatatcatCAGTAGATCTGTAATTCATTGAGAATTTAATTCCTTTGCTACTGTggatatttcttcaaataatatattttggtaattttcctgttttctgaatgtaatttttttaaatcacatagtTCCCCCACTTTGCCTCCCATTCTAATATGTTGGCCTAACTACACTTAACatgaattgatattttaaaagaatggattttttaatggaGTTTATTCgttcatatttattaaaatgaaaatagataTTATATGCCTTCATTTCATAGTGAATTTTAACTGAAGGATGCTGATTTTTTCACTAACATCTCAAAAGTATAATCTATTATTTAAATAGCTGTCAATGAATACAATCTGAAGATAATTAAAAtgatttaatgttttttaaaatctaggTTGGACGGACAGTGGCCTGATGGTTTATTGGCTTCAGACAATACTCTTCATTTTGTCCATCCACTGACTTTCAATTATTCTGGTGTTTATGTCTGTAAAGTGACTAACTCCCTTGGTCAAAGAAGTGATCAAAAGGTCATCTACATTTCAGGTAAGTTAGGGTGTACTGGCAAAATGAGCTGTTTAAACTATTCCTATAATGACAATCATAGCAATGACACTGTGTTCTATTCTTGTGATGATACAGATTCCTCAGTGTGAGGTTTTCCAGTTAATctaaaagacatataataaagtaATCCCACCtggaatataaatgtaaaatggcaTTCCTTTACTTAAAGGTCAAAATGTCTTGCAACAAATTTTTAGATACATTTTAAGACCTATGCATATAGttaattttttagttaaaaagtaaTACATGGTCCTTTTAGAGGTAGAGTGTGCCTTTCTAGGTTCTTTAGTCTTTACACCAAGaatattgttttttttgtttgtttgtttatcttttggtAACAAGTGTCTGATAAAATGGGATATCACCTTTAATGACCTGACTTATTAAATAACATTGTCACTCAATATGGGACTATACCATATTGGATTACTGAGAGGTGAAGTAGGAATGCTACTGAAAATGttctaatgaaataaaaatgtaagatgTTTCTTATTGTCAGTCCTTAATCATTAATAACTTAGACTTTTCACATCCCACTTGTTTCACTATGAATGTTTTTGTTAATTTGACTGAGTACAAATTTGCATATTGACACAATGTAGTTAGgactaaaaataaattcttttctGGATGTGGTTATAAATAATAAGTTATCAGTGGAATGCTTacttagaaaaattataaaaaatatttggagCATCTCCTTACCAACCACCAGAATGTAGCCATCTTCAtgtctaacaaatggaaacttaaagGAAACAGGAAGCAAACTTTTAGAAAAGCAGGTTTGTATGGTAATTATGCAATAGGTAGttaagatttttatcttttttggaatctaaaatgaaatacataaCAGATTTTACAGAAATCTTTAAGCTTGCTTTAATGTTAGGTTCTCAGTCCTTATGTGATCACTCAAAGAACAGTCTCCCATATTATTTTCTCATGGCACTTACCACAATTTATAGTTGTacgttcatttatttacttatctatCCTTATATTTAAGcaatttgtgtttgttttatttaccACTGAATATTCAACACTTAGTGCCTGACACGTGATAGGGACTCAAGTATGTTTTTGTGTGAATCTCACAAGAAACTTGGATCTATGTACATCCATAACTATCCTTTTCTGACAACAGCTGTGCTTTGGAGGAAATCTGAATGAGATTAAATATTAGTATTTTAGTCTCCCTTTCTTcccttagggttttttttaattaaaagaaaaaaaagggatctTAAAGCCACAggaaatgcatatttaaaatattgttacCTAACAActgcttactttttttttctgttttacaaaaTTTGGTATAGGGTGTTATTTGTAAATCTAGGTTCAATGTGTTATAATTATGTAATCATTTAAATATCAGGGCTCAGTTTGGACATTCTTATTTATGCTAATTTCAGTGGTGATATCCGAGACTTACATATTTTGGCATTCTGGGTCCACTTCCCAGTACTCCTGACTTGTGTGTCTAACTGCCTATTAATAACCATTAATCCTATGTAGAGGTATAGTAATCATTGAAACTTAATGTTCAAAACTGTCTCTTGCCACCAAACCTCTTCTTCCAAAAGCCTTCTTTCAGTTATTGGTATAACTCCATCCTTATGTTTGCTCAAGATATACTCCTTGATACTTGATTCTGTTATTCTCTCATATCCCATGCAGTCAATCAACAAATTGATGTCTGCTCTACCATTACATTATATACAGAATCTTACCAAGTCCTCACTTCTGCTAGTATTCTGGTCCCAGCCATCAATAGAACAGCCATTTAATCTTGGTATTTTCAATCTGTCATCACATGAACAGCCAGAATGATCCTTTTAAAGGGCATgcagatcatgtcactcctctcCATGTCAGACCTTCCATGGGCTTCCCATTTTACCCACAATGAAAACCAAATCTTTACAACGACTTACAAGACTGTACATGTTCTGGACCTAGATTTTCTCTCTGGCCTCATCTCTTATTATACCCCTTGCTCACTTGGCTTCAGGTACACTGACCTCTCCTTGCTGTTCTTTGAACACAACAGACACATTCCTACCTCAGTCTTCACACTTGCTGTCTCTGCTGCTTTGGAATGTTCTTGAAATATCCTCATTGCTCTTTCCTTCACTTATGTTAGGTCTTTGCTCAGATACCACTTTCATAACTGTGTTTAAAATTTAACCCTGTCTTCTCACTCCTTAACTACTTGCTGTTCTCTTCCTCTTACTTTTCTTTACAGTGTTTATTGTCATGTAATGGACTACATAGTTTATATGCTTGTCTGTTTTTACCCCCACTAGCACATAAATCCCAAGATGGCAAGATTTCTGTCTGCTTTAATCAACTGTATTCCCACCATCTGCAATAATATTTGGCATgtaataggtgttcaataagctTTTGgtacatgaatgaaaaaaattatttgacaggAAAACAATCAGAAAAGAACTAAAGATCCAGAATCtgcttttatgtaattttattttctttaacaagGAAACTAATGTAGCACTGGTGATAAACTATGCTTTTTTTGGTTAGCCTCTATTAAGTCTTATAAGAGGTGAAATAAATCTGAAGATTCACAGTTACCACTAAGTAATTCAGAAAAAGATAACATTATATGAGATAGTTTTAAGTAATCATCAAGATGTAGACTTTGGCTTTCTATTCAGTCTTTCATATAGTACATATGCTGAATTTAGTTAACAACTGTAAGAGCTCTTTGGAGTGTACCAAATACCCTAGATATAATACTGCATTTCCAAAATGATTAGAAGCCTAGTAGACTTTTATCAGAATGCAAGGCCATAATTCACACAGAGTAAATGATTAGTTAATCTTTTTCATTATAAGTTATATGTACCCTTTTCCTCTAAGAAAAAAGTTCTACCTCAGTATTTAGATTGATATTTTACAATttcagaaatgattttttaaaatatttatgaaagcaATGTATGTGATGACTAGAGACTAAAAGTGTTCTACTCAGAACAGAACAGAGTTAGCATTTTCCCTGTTTGAGGGAAATTGTAATTTCATTACTCATTTTCCCATATTAGTAAGCATAAGATTTTAGACAAGAGGGGCTTGGTTCAAGATTGCATTATTCAACTTCAGTTATTCACAGGGGTACAGTGGCTCTTTGTCCAGTACTAACTGACtgctagaaattatttttctagttGCTTTTAGTTTGTGTTTTTCCCTTAAATGATCACTTACTCTCTTTGAGAACAGAAAAGCAAACTCCTGTATATCACATGAGATCTCCTGTGCCTAAAATTCAAAGTATATTCCTGTGCAAATATTGAATTTCAAATCATGCTGATTTTAGGAACCAGATAATATATCAGACTTAAGAACCCAcatttcacataacaatttttaaacTTCACAATTCATAGATTTTGTTCATTTGAACAATTcatataaaatctaaaaaaaagaaatgagttaattcatttcttttttaatgtagtaaTTATTAGGCTAAAATATACTTATAGCTATAGAGATCTTGTAGTTCCTATTTGGCAGAACTCAATTGATTTGAAAAGAAACTTGAGAAGTTCTTCATTTGAATGTGGAGAGCCCAGAGTCTGCTAGTccattatatttgttatatacTCATAACACATTCAGCAAAGATTGTAAAAAGAAATGTCAAGTAAGGAATGATTTTGGGAAGGATTTGAAATCATGATAAGTAAGTAGCTATTAGTGATTTCAAAGTAGTCCTGCCTTCTTACACAAATTGTGACTGTTATTGTAACTGTGTTGCAgcagggcaagaattagaaaacaTGAATAAATGGCTTACAGGCATTGTCGTATCCGTGTCTATTGTTTAAGatacaaaataagaaagaatataTTAACAGTTGAGAGTTAGTTAAGAGTTAGTCCCTCTTTCATGGACTTAGATTATTATCCAGTTTTTAACACTGGTTGAGAAAGGTGGGTTAAAAAATTTCTAGAACCactgataaaattaaatattacaaCATTTTTAAATAGGGCTTATTTTTGgttactctttttttattttttaaggtagcTTTCCTGAAAGCTTGTTATTTTGTTATGTCTGAGTTAGTCTACATCTGTGATCACATAAAAGAACATTGtaagtggaaatgtaaaatgcagtgatttttttttttaggatagtTGGTAAAAATGTTGAGTTGTATATCTTATATTTTGTGAGAGCTAAGGTGAATGCACTGTTCTGAAAAAAACGGCATTAAGAGCTATCAAAAACTTAAATCTATGTGCACAAAGATGTGTGATTTATAAATAATTGTGTAGATAATTTGTACTTTTGTTTAAACATGCTGATACCactttattataatattttcttctttggaaattaTTGTAAAGGTGACATTTGTTACTAAAAAATTGAGTTTTCCATTAGTCCTCCCCCTTCAGAAAATACATGAATTCTTTTACAAATGATTACTCTTTAGTCTGTTTCTTTAATAACCTGGTCTGTGAAGTTGGATTATATAATGCTTTACTACATTGGTACTAGAAGTGATCCAAAAATTccataattgttttttttttaagattttgttcCGCTAATGAATATGTTCTCACTAATGAATATGTTCTCACAAATTAAACTCTTCCTTTATTTACTTACATATAATACGAAAACTAATATTCACTTCAAGGTACTTGACAGGATTGCCTGTTAGATTGATTTAAACTCATAGGAAATTAATTATACTGTATATGTTAAATTTTATACTGTACTTGCTAAATTTTTACCACATTCTATACATACGGCATTCCATGATGAAACCTGTTTCAGTAAGTATTTTTCTTTAGCTTGTAATTTTAGAATAACTTACCTCATGTAGATTAGTAATTTTCTaacaatcatttttttaaaagctctatCAGTAccactcatttaaaaattaattatataggAGATTACCATTTaggtcatttatttttatcaatgaAGAAATTCAAGATTTTTTAACTCATCCTTTCTTCAAACTCTAGAATTTTGTGTAACATGACCTACAAATACCACTTAATTGATAATTAACAATCTTTAATTTTTACTATTTATGTTTAGTTGCTTTTTAATATTAATGGCTTTTTACTCTGTAATCTAATGGCAATACACAGGATCATTTGCatctaatatttaaatattattgaaaTGTTCTCTCTAAAATATTAGCCACTCTTTTTTAAGAGACTCCATCCTAAAACAATGTGACATTCAATTTTGTAGATATTGTTGAAATTCCTCAATTTCCTGAATGTTCAGTTATCTTACCCTTGGAGTATAGACATGATGATGACATTTCATAATACTTTATAATATGTTTTTGCTTTGTCTATTGGTCTCATTTAATGTAGCCCATTTGGCTAACACAGTTTAAAcatatgcttttttgtttttaaagtactGAATAATGGTATGTGCTACATTTGCCCTTCCTTAGAAGAGCTctttatttaaggaaaatatttttgagagaATTATTAAATCAACAGCTTATACTATGGCCACTTAACAAGAATCTatagtttttcattcttttaaagatAAGTTCAgatcttaaaaaatgaaactattttaGATATTGATGGAtgttaagaaaacattttaattttttcattctttcattttttttccttgtgctaCTGGCTAAGAAAatgtatatttgaattatttgatttcatttaatttcttggTATAATTCTTCTTAAGCCAGCTGTATATAGGACACCTAAGTAAtactcttcatttttaaaaagtatgtattcCTTGGAGTACGATATCAACTTAAACTTGGAATAGAATAATTTAGGATTTACACTGGAGGTAATTTATTTCACTGGTAACTGACTAAGTGTCAGTTTTgttatctttgaaaatatttaagtacCACTACATTCTAATCCCAAATTAAGAATGAAAAACTATTGTTACTATGAATATATATTCATTAACTGTGCTCTTTTCAACTTGCTCCTGAATCAGCCTGCATTGACATTCTTTGCCTTTCTGTGTCTTGTCTATCTTTACTGTTTCCATTAGATCCTCCTACTACTACCACCCTTCAGCCTACAATTCAGTGGCATCCCTCAACTGCTGACATCGAGGATCTAGCAACAGAACCAAAAAAATTGCCCTTCCCATTGTCAACTTTGGCAACAATTAAGGATGAAACAATTGGCACGATCATTGCTAGTGTAGTGGGTGGGGCTCTCTTCATAGTACTTGTAAGTGTTTTGGCTGGAATATTCTGCTATAGGAGAAGACGGACGTTTCGTGGAGACTACTTTGCCAAGAACTACATTCCACCATCCGATATGCAAAAAGAATCACAAATAGATGTTCTTCAACAAGATGAGCTTGATTCTTACCCAGACagtgtaaaaaaagaaaacaaaaatccagtgAGCAATCTAATACGGAAAGACTATTTAGAAGAGCCTGAAAAAACACAGTGGAACAATGTAGAAAATCTTAGTAGGTTTGAAAGACCAATGGATTATTATGAAGATCTAAAAATGGGAATGCAGTTTGTCAGTGATGAACGTTATGAAGAAAACGAAGATGACTTAGTTTCACATGTAGATGGTTCCGTAATTTCCAGGAGGGAGTGGTATGTTTAGCAACCACTAAATGTGACTTAACCTATGTACAATGTTTCATTCATACTAGTTgatcattttcagattgttcatacTTTTTCTTGAGGAAGAATAAGCTTTTTCAACTTGATTTTCAAGCTTACTTTTTATATCCTAATTtgacaaatgaaaatgtaaaatctgGGTTCAATGTATCTGAGctgctttacattttttttttcaatgctgtactactgtctcaagatttaaaattttaatgcagAGTACTTTATTGGTCTGACGCACACAGGTAAGAAGAAATGCCAACATAAAATGTATGACTTTTggtacaaaaatttaaaaaaaaggaaactacctTGGCATTGTGTATTAAATGTTTACCTAAGACTATAATCTCAAGTATAATGTTTGTTAAACATATACCTCTCAAAATTTACCACCATTAAATAATACTGTATCAAAATTGATGGTAAAACAAATTCaagaaatgtttatatatatttttagtatataaaaaatattcagcCTGATGAAACACCTTTccttttcaaacattattttctaaGTTTCTATACAAATGGCATCTTTATCTCTGCATTTGAATGAGCCTTACCATAATTACTGTAAAGTGgcttttcaaagatattttgttgCACTAAAACTGTGGTAGTAAACTCAGTGAATACAATGTGTGGAAGAGCATATTAGCTGATGAATATTTTTGTCCAAAATACATACAAGTATAATAAAAACATGCCTTTTAAACATGATaattactataattttttttcatctctgGAGAACAATTCTTATATTGTCATGTTAACTTGGATTTTTGGTACATTAAGTAGTAGTTTTGTTTTAATGCTTCATGTCGGATAATAATGAAAAGTTGGTACACAGTTAAATATAGTGCAGAGAGGGCATTTCATTATATAGAAAAACATGGGTAAACTAGTATAGGAGTACCAGTTTTAGAAATAAGATGTTTTGGCCAAAAATTTAGACATACAATTTTCTAGACCATCTTGTTTTAGCTGTTTAAATTGATGTTGTTCAAACAggtaaaatacacagaaaaaaaaataagagtataAACTTGGAAATTTGAGATTCAGTGAGAAGAATCTGAATTACAGAACCCAACCACTGACACTTTCTAATGGATATTGGCAAACCATTCCCCTTTTCTGACTTAATGTAATGTATGTgattaaacatttttgtttttccaattAAAACTGGGAACATCAtggggtttttattttgtttttgtttaagtaATTCATTAAGCATATTCTTTCCAGAAGTTCTGTAT is part of the Manis pentadactyla isolate mManPen7 chromosome 1, mManPen7.hap1, whole genome shotgun sequence genome and harbors:
- the NECTIN3 gene encoding nectin-3 isoform X1; this encodes MARTSRPAPLCPEGGKAQLSSASPPGAGSLPPPPTPPLPPLLLLLFPLLLFSQLCGALAGPIIVEPHVTAVWGKNVSLKCLIEVNETITQISWEKIHGKSSQTVAVHHPQYGFSVQGEYQGRVLFKNYSLNDATITLHNIGFSDSGKYICKAVTFPLGNAQSSTTVTVLVEPTVSLVKGPDSLIDGGNETVAAICIAATGKPVAHIDWEGDLGEMESTTTSFPNETATIVSQYKLFPTRFARGRRITCVVKHPALEKDIRYSFILDIQYAPEVSVTGYDGNWFVGRKGVNLKCNADANPPPFKSVWNRLDGQWPDGLLASDNTLHFVHPLTFNYSGVYVCKVTNSLGQRSDQKVIYISDPPTTTTLQPTIQWHPSTADIEDLATEPKKLPFPLSTLATIKDETIGTIIASVVGGALFIVLVSVLAGIFCYRRRRTFRGDYFAKNYIPPSDMQKESQIDVLQQDELDSYPDSVKKENKNPVSNLIRKDYLEEPEKTQWNNVENLSRFERPMDYYEDLKMGMQFVSDERYEENEDDLVSHVDGSVISRREWYV